The following proteins are co-located in the Numida meleagris isolate 19003 breed g44 Domestic line chromosome 8, NumMel1.0, whole genome shotgun sequence genome:
- the LAS1L gene encoding ribosomal biogenesis protein LAS1L isoform X1 codes for MAGSAGLAWRRGRQCLSPARKRLKPLRTVVAWRGRAEWDQVMVGLYCGDSRLQQEALDRVSAWKSRYGPKMPLAVDCTAELIRCKVLDSSGRLRSHELILSYGLALVRFVNLITERKQKMVSIPLRQLAIEVDIPIWVVDLRHELTHGKLPRLALCRKGCDVVLDWLRKTYWSRQLGNNLCEESEEEDEEEEQEEMEANTELDSDAWEVQTPQHEVCQKHKEFHEKVRDVLISYKNEQFRVMQTVQSVSKSRELWSNSSSEVDWILAQIKDLMQENRETVAEVLLSDGFLIPTVDCLKMLNIKYEANKEVWQFKIPQTFYCFWQPLLTSILSRSFTQTLIDKMFMKLKECSDSSELQSQFLINWISEMLTSIARVNSGKKRRRCNKRAYMKELFLQKVPLQWVRLTDNCLEAPCWATPHLLQLILTSMRPRLPRSSRKNLLYLTSIYTEGGSPLSTPGLSSDCSEQPVYTIESLQWRARLENQVKNEGQTVEKQEDVQERDDGVEEVEEEEEEITETNSLERLAHSNNIVAIAEKKAELQGSAWQITADEVQWKDFPLGKLPGQTDDPDGLMLDNYSMMSLLDQPVRDEWKSSTTNSAELNIPVTGGLLWTQNDFHKIKSGLQLF; via the exons ATGGCGGGGAGCGCCGGGCTAGCGTGGCGCCGTGGACGGCAGTGCTTGTCCCCCGCCCGCAAGCGGCTGAAACCGCTGCGAACTGTGGTGGCGTGGAGGGGAAGGGCGGAGTGGGACCAGGTGATGGTGGGGCTGTACTGCGGGGACAGccggctgcagcaggaggcGCTGGATCGGGTGTCGGCCTGGAAGAGCCG GTATGGCCCTAAAATGCCTCTTGCAGTGGACTGCACTGCTGAACTGATTCGTTGCAAGGTCCTGGATTCATCTGGCAGACTGAGGTCACATGAGCTCATCCTCTCATATGGCCTAGCTCTTGTAAG ATTTGTCAACTtgatcacagaaagaaaacagaaaatggtcAGCATTCCTCTGAGACAATTAGCCATAGAG GTGGATATCCCCATCTGGGTTGTGGATCTCCGTCATGAGCTGACTCATGGGAAGCTCCCCCGCCTGGCTCTATGCCGCAAGG GTTGTGATGTTGTGCTGGACTGGCTACGAAAGACCTATTGGAGCCGTCAATTGGGCAATAATTTGTGTGAGGAAAGtgaagaggaggatgaggaagaggagcaggaagagaTGGAAGCAAACACAGAGTTAGACAGTGACGCGTGGGAGGTTCAAACCCCACAGCATGAGGTCTGTCAGAAACACAAGGAATTCCATG AAAAAGTCAGAGATGTGTTGATATCCTACAAAAATGAGCAGTTTCGG GTTATGCAGACAGTCCAGTCTGTTTCAAAATCTCGAGAACTGTGGTCTAATTCTTCTTCAGAAGTGGACTGGATTCTGGCTCAGATCAAAGACTTAATGCAGGAGAACAG GGAAACAGTGGCTGAAGTTCTTCTCAGCGATGGTTTTCTCATTCCAACAGTGGATTGTCTGAAGATGTTAAATATAAAGTATGAAG CAAATAAAGAGGTATGGCAATTCAAAATTCCTCAGACATTTTACTGCTTCTGGCAGCCCTTGCTGACGAGCATCCTTTCCCGAAGTTTTACACAAACCCTAATAGACAAAATGTTTATGAAGTTGAAGGAGTGTTCTGACTCTTCAGAACTCCAGTCTCAATTCCTGATCAACTGGATTTCTGAGATGCTGACTAGCATTGCTAGAGTTAACAGTG ggaagaaaagacgTCGCTGTAACAAACGAGCATACATGAAGGAATTGTTCCTTCAAAAAGTTCCTTTGCAGTGGGTAAGACTGACTGATAACTGCTTGGAAGCTCCCTGCTGGGCAACCCCCCACCTCCTTCAGCT GATCCTCACAAGCATGAGACCTCGTTTGCCACGTTCTTCACGAAAGAACCTTCTCTATCTCACATCCATTTACACGGAAGGAGGCAGCCCTTTGTCCACTCCAGGCCTCTCTTCAGACTGCAGTGAACAGCCAGTTTACACTATAGAGAGCCTACAGTGGAGGGCTAGGCTAGAAAATCAGGTTAAAAATGAAGGTCAGACTGTAGAGAAACAAGAAGATGTACAAGAGAGAGATGATGGTGTAGAAGAggtagaggaggaggaagaagagataACTGAAACAAATTCTTTGGAAAGACTTGCTCATTCTAATAACATTGTGGCAATTGCTGAGAAAAAGGCAGAGTTGCAAGGGTCTGCCTGGCAGATTACTGCAG ATGAAGTGCAATGGAAAGACTTTCCTCTTGGGAAACTCCCAGGTCAGACTGATGACCCTGATGGTCTCATGTTGGATAATTATTCCATGATGTCTCTGCTTGATCAGCCAGTGAGAGATGAGTGGAAGTCTTCCACTACAAA
- the LAS1L gene encoding ribosomal biogenesis protein LAS1L isoform X2, which yields MAGSAGLAWRRGRQCLSPARKRLKPLRTVVAWRGRAEWDQVMVGLYCGDSRLQQEALDRVSAWKSRYGPKMPLAVDCTAELIRCKVLDSSGRLRSHELILSYGLALVRFVNLITERKQKMVSIPLRQLAIEVDIPIWVVDLRHELTHGKLPRLALCRKGCDVVLDWLRKTYWSRQLGNNLCEESEEEDEEEEQEEMEANTELDSDAWEVQTPQHEVCQKHKEFHEKVRDVLISYKNEQFRVMQTVQSVSKSRELWSNSSSEVDWILAQIKDLMQENRETVAEVLLSDGFLIPTVDCLKMLNIKYEANKEVWQFKIPQTFYCFWQPLLTSILSRSFTQTLIDKMFMKLKECSDSSELQSQFLINWISEMLTSIARVNSGKKRRRCNKRAYMKELFLQKVPLQWVRLTDNCLEAPCWATPHLLQLILTSMRPRLPRSSRKNLLYLTSIYTEGGSPLSTPGLSSDCSEQPVYTIESLQWRARLENQVKNEGQTVEKQEDVQERDDGVEEVEEEEEEITETNSLERLAHSNNIVAIAEKKAELQGSAWQITAALQN from the exons ATGGCGGGGAGCGCCGGGCTAGCGTGGCGCCGTGGACGGCAGTGCTTGTCCCCCGCCCGCAAGCGGCTGAAACCGCTGCGAACTGTGGTGGCGTGGAGGGGAAGGGCGGAGTGGGACCAGGTGATGGTGGGGCTGTACTGCGGGGACAGccggctgcagcaggaggcGCTGGATCGGGTGTCGGCCTGGAAGAGCCG GTATGGCCCTAAAATGCCTCTTGCAGTGGACTGCACTGCTGAACTGATTCGTTGCAAGGTCCTGGATTCATCTGGCAGACTGAGGTCACATGAGCTCATCCTCTCATATGGCCTAGCTCTTGTAAG ATTTGTCAACTtgatcacagaaagaaaacagaaaatggtcAGCATTCCTCTGAGACAATTAGCCATAGAG GTGGATATCCCCATCTGGGTTGTGGATCTCCGTCATGAGCTGACTCATGGGAAGCTCCCCCGCCTGGCTCTATGCCGCAAGG GTTGTGATGTTGTGCTGGACTGGCTACGAAAGACCTATTGGAGCCGTCAATTGGGCAATAATTTGTGTGAGGAAAGtgaagaggaggatgaggaagaggagcaggaagagaTGGAAGCAAACACAGAGTTAGACAGTGACGCGTGGGAGGTTCAAACCCCACAGCATGAGGTCTGTCAGAAACACAAGGAATTCCATG AAAAAGTCAGAGATGTGTTGATATCCTACAAAAATGAGCAGTTTCGG GTTATGCAGACAGTCCAGTCTGTTTCAAAATCTCGAGAACTGTGGTCTAATTCTTCTTCAGAAGTGGACTGGATTCTGGCTCAGATCAAAGACTTAATGCAGGAGAACAG GGAAACAGTGGCTGAAGTTCTTCTCAGCGATGGTTTTCTCATTCCAACAGTGGATTGTCTGAAGATGTTAAATATAAAGTATGAAG CAAATAAAGAGGTATGGCAATTCAAAATTCCTCAGACATTTTACTGCTTCTGGCAGCCCTTGCTGACGAGCATCCTTTCCCGAAGTTTTACACAAACCCTAATAGACAAAATGTTTATGAAGTTGAAGGAGTGTTCTGACTCTTCAGAACTCCAGTCTCAATTCCTGATCAACTGGATTTCTGAGATGCTGACTAGCATTGCTAGAGTTAACAGTG ggaagaaaagacgTCGCTGTAACAAACGAGCATACATGAAGGAATTGTTCCTTCAAAAAGTTCCTTTGCAGTGGGTAAGACTGACTGATAACTGCTTGGAAGCTCCCTGCTGGGCAACCCCCCACCTCCTTCAGCT GATCCTCACAAGCATGAGACCTCGTTTGCCACGTTCTTCACGAAAGAACCTTCTCTATCTCACATCCATTTACACGGAAGGAGGCAGCCCTTTGTCCACTCCAGGCCTCTCTTCAGACTGCAGTGAACAGCCAGTTTACACTATAGAGAGCCTACAGTGGAGGGCTAGGCTAGAAAATCAGGTTAAAAATGAAGGTCAGACTGTAGAGAAACAAGAAGATGTACAAGAGAGAGATGATGGTGTAGAAGAggtagaggaggaggaagaagagataACTGAAACAAATTCTTTGGAAAGACTTGCTCATTCTAATAACATTGTGGCAATTGCTGAGAAAAAGGCAGAGTTGCAAGGGTCTGCCTGGCAGATTACTGCAG